The genomic DNA CCTCTGGCCTGAGGCCTGACCCAAGTCGCATAGTGGGAGGTTACAGAGCCCAGAGACCTCTACTCGGGTGGCTTCTTCAGCGGGGATGATATGGAGGCTTTGCCAGGAGGGTGAGATCAGGCAGGGCATCTCAGAATGGGGTCCTCTGACCCCTGCTTCAGAGCTGCCGTGGAAAACAGatccccagggcccaggccagATCTGAATCAGGATCTCTGGTGTGAAAGGCCTCTGAGAATCCACGCTGTAAACAAGCAGCTCCAGGGATCCTGAGCTCTCCCTGAAGCCTAGGGCTCTGGACAGTGGAACGGGCACAggtgtcagacagacctgggctccAATCCCAGCCCCATCCCTTCAGTCTTATGACTAGCTGAAGCCTTCAGCGGCTGAGGTCCCTTGTTTATGAAGTGGGAATAACTGTGACAACTACCTTATAGCCTTATAAAGGGACTGAGTTAGTCAATACCTATAAAGCCCTGAGCACTGTGCCTCATGCAAGAAGCCCTGAGCAGACATTAACGGCGCGCTGCTATGGTAGGCTGTGCAGCTGGAACATCCCATCCCTCAAGTGCCCCCACAAAGACACCAAGAGAAGATTCTGCTCTCAACTTCACCTTTGTCAGTGGCAAAGTTCTGTTGGCTGCTAGGTTTCCTCACGTATCAATTTAGGAGGCTGGAGTAaagggggaaggaggctggggaacAGTGACCTCAGAGCAGCCCCTACCTGAGTCTACCATGGTGGCTTCCCTCTCCACCACAACTTGACCAATGAAAGTTCTAGAGCCCTCCCATCAAGGTATGGCTTTTGACTTGTGTCCATGCCTGTCCATTCTGCCTCTCACAAGTGGCTCTGGACTGCCTCTAGAGTAGGCTCCAGCTTCACCCCTGGCCACTGCTCTTGCCTGAATTGAGGCTCCAACATCTCTTGCTGCATCATTCCAACAACCTCCTCACTGCTCTGTGTCTCCGATCTCTCGTTCTGGTCCAGCCTTAACATTTGCACCAGCATGCTATGAACACAGGTCTGATGGTGTCATTCCTCTACTTGAGAGCCACCAACCACTCCCCATTCTCTGCTAGATTCAGTACAGCCCTGGCATTCAAGACCCTCCACCGAAGAACACTGTGGGCTTCTCTgatttcccatttctccacttcAGCAAGTAGGGTTCCTTGGTCAGCTGGTCCTCCCTGGGACCCTCTAGCCCTGGGCGATCCCTGTACCAGGCTACACAGAGAAGCAGGATAAGTATAACGTACCCCATCCCTGCCTTTGGGGATCCCTATCTAGAGGGGAAACCACTGCAGTTAATGAGTTAATCAACAAGAAGGTGTGGGACTAGAGGCAGCGGGGGCAAAAGAGTTTCTGGACACTTCAGCCTCCCTACCTCCCCCCCCTCCAAACCAACCCCCAGGCCTGGGGAAAACAGGCCTCCCCAGGAAGACCCAGCCCATTAGGCAATACCCATGAAGTGCTCCCTGTTGGCCCAGGTACATCACAAGGGACATGGGACTTTGTTCTGAATAAGGAGGGGAACTGGATAGTTTTAAAACAGGGAATTGACACTATCTGACTTCTGTATGCTTGGACACTAGGTTAGGTCCCCATCCAGAAAACCTCCTCCTGCATCTGCCATTTGGGCCTAACATTTAGAATCGATGCATGATTCCCTTTACGGCTCAGTGACCACTAAAATGCATACAGTCATCCTATGTAAGTCATAcatcaagtttaaaaaataaaaataaaattgtaaatgtaaCCTCAtgcttggaaaataaaaataacgcATCCTCTTCCTCCGGGCATGATTTAACAGTTGTCCATCCACACTATGACGCAGACTACCAGGCTGGGATCTGCTGGCTGGTGAGTTCCAACCTCAGCCCTTCTTCCTCCATCCCACCTCCTTAACTCCCTGGATGATTCAACACCTATctgcaagctccttgagggcaagggccAAACAGGATCCATTCCATATCTTTCCTTCCCTAGTGCCTACTGTAGTAGTCAAGAAATACCTGATCATTAAGATAGTCACTTATACCTTAGCATGAAATTGAACATCTGTTTCTTCTTAAGAACAGgcttttccaggggtgcctgggtggctcagtcggttaagcgtccgacttcaactcaggtcacgatctcacggtccgtgagttcaagccccgagtcgggctctgggctgatggctcggagcctggagcctgcttcggattctgtgtctccctctctctccgcccctcccccagtcatgctcgatctctctctgactcaaaaataaataaacgttaaaaaaaattaaaaaaaaaaaaaaaagaacaggcttTTCCAGGGAAAGGTGGCAGCAAGCACAAGAGTTTAGGTGCCATGTAGGGGGAGGGCACAGCACAGGGAGAACCAGAGTTGCTGATAGCAGTCCTGAAAGAAGACCTGAATGGTCACCCCTCTCTTTTGGCAACCAATTTATCACTGATGAACAGGTAATATATTATTCTCATTTACCCAGAGGTTAAATGACATATCCAAGGTCCCACCACCCTGAGTAAGCCATGAAGACAGGGCAGGAGCTCAGTTTTCCTCACCGCAGGATCAGAGTTTTCCTATTGCCCCATAGGAAAGCAACGCACACTGTGCCCACCTCATGACTCTATGGGACTGGCCCTGGCTCCAGAGATGAGGATGCAGAAGGGTTCAGGATCCCAGCACACCAGGTGTATGTGCGAGTTGGGCGCCAGTGTGGTGACCTGCTAAGAAATGTCATCAGCACCAAAAGCTTGATGCACAGAAGCCCAGGTTGTAAGAATGCAgggcccggggcgcctgggtggcgcagtcggttaagcgtccggcttcagccaggtcacgatctcgcggtccttgagttcgagccccgcatcaggctctgggctgatggctcggagcctggagcctgtttccgattctgtgtctccctctctctctgcccctcccccgttcatgctctgtctctctctgtcccaaaaataaattaaaaaaaaaaaaaaaaaaaaaaaaagaatgcagggcTGCCCATGACAGCCTCTCAAGGTAACCACAGCTAAACCAGGACCTTCAGATATAAATGTGCCCCTGGTCAGCCAGCAGCAGTATGGGCAGCCCAGGACAAGTACACACCAGGAGATGAGTACGTTCCCTTGGCCCAAGACTGATCCTCCTCTGTCTGAGGCGCTCGTCTGCTTCAGCTGAGAAGGGAAGGCCTcgggggtgtggggcaggggtggggggaagggcacgTGCTGAGCCAGGCAGATCAGCGGCCACTGCCCCCCAACATTAGCAGCAGGATGTAGCCCCATCTCCCTAGGAGCCCTGGAGAGGCAGAGCAGCAGAGGAGCCCAGGAcccatttccctccctcctccatggaGAACATCAGCCTGGGAATCCCACAGTGTTGGGAGGAAACGCCTCTAGTCATAGATTAACCATCTGCAGTGACAGAGAAGGAATCGAAGGCTGGGAAGGATTTTGTTTAAGTATAATAAAAGTATATTCAGGCAGCCTTGCATAAAAAGCCTTCATCCAAGATAACTAGCAGTTTAGGTGAGCCAGGAGGcacatttattttgttgatttgggaTAGAAAGACCTGAAGTGGGGAGACTTGGCAGGTTCTCCATACACTTCAGGGGGCAGGTCCTTCCCAGGGGGCAGCCTGATGTGAGGGAAGGAGAACAGGGTGTGGCGTGCAGTCAGAATGAGGTCTGGTCCCtgcccgagcctcagtttcctcctctaaaGGATGAAGATCCACCCAGtcagtggagggaggaggaggaaggcgagGATTGCAAGAGTGAATGGATTCTTAAAAGCCAAATCCACACAGCTAAGCATAGCAATGCCCAGGTGTTTCTCTCGCTAAAACCTCTGCCAGTGCTGAAAGGAGCCCGGGGACAGGTGCAGATGGCCCAAGTTCCATCTGCCTCCTCTGGCCTGTCTCCTGCAGCCTCCTCCCTGCACTAAAGCTCAGGGCTACAAAGGGGTCTGTCTCCTTGGACCTCTACTGGGCCCTGGAGGGACCAGACAGAACCTTCTGGGACCATGGTTGGACTAAAGCCTTCAGACGTACCTCCCACAACAGCTGTGAAGTTCCTGGGGGCAGGCACAGCGGCCTGTTTTGCTGATCTCCTCACCTTTCCACTGGACACAGCCAAGGTTCGCCTGCAGGTAGGTGCTTTTTGGCAAGGGTCATTGTTCAGATCAAAGGAGGGGCTGAGTTCTCCACCCCAGCTCCCCTCATGTCTGCCAGCATGCTCTTCCTTACGCAGAACCCTGAGCAGGCCACTCACTACTCCACTGTTTCAACCCTGCCTCACCATTtccccatcaccatcatccaagacaaaaaaaatcttaattaatCCCTTGGACCCTTCATGGCCTCACAGTAGTCTGTAAACCATAAAGTGTGAAGTAAAAGtaaccatgtgaccttggacaaaccGTCAACCACTTGTGGGAAAAACAATCTGCCCTCTATGTGCTCTGAGGGTTGAGCACCACACCGTGTATAACAGCTTATGAGCTATAAACTGCCACACGAGCCTCAGTTATTTTTACTGGGGATGTGATGGCTGTATAATCATGCTTGTTCTTGAAAACCAGCcccatcagggtgcctgggtggctcagtcggttgagcatccgacttcagctcaggtcatgatctcacggtctgtgagttcgagccccgcgtcgggctctgtgctgacagctcagagcctggaccctgcttcagattctgtgtctccctctctctctctgccccttccctgctcatgctctgtctgtctctgtctcaaaaataaataaaaacatttaaaaaaaaaaaaaaaagaaaaaagaaaaagaaaaaaagaaaaccagcccCATCTGTCCCCTCTCCGCTCATGTCTCTGCCGGGATGTTCCTCAGATCCAAGGGGAGAACCAGGCGACGCAGGCAGCCCGGAGAACCCAGTACCGTGGCGTGCTGGGCACCATCCTGACCATGGTGCGCACCGAGGGCCCCCGCAGCCCCTACAACGGGCTGGTCGCTGGCCTGCAGCGCCAGATGAGCTTTGCCTCCATCCGCATCGGCCTCTACGACTCTGTCAAGCAGTTCTACACCCCCAAAGGATCGGACCGTGAGTGTCTGGTATCTTGTAGACACCAAAGCGGTGGGCAGAAGCATACTCAAGGCTAGTGGGTCAGAGATGAGGGCAGTGCAGActcagaggcagagctggggcgtGGGAGGCTGGTAACAGACACTCATGAGGAGGCCGAGCCACTGTCAGGAAAAGCTCTAGAAGCCTGGCCTAGAAGAAGAGGCAGGCATCAGGCAGGGGCAGCTCCCCAGAGAACAGCATCAAGTCCAGAGAAGGGCTGGGTGGCAGAACACTGgcccactctctctccttctctccagaCTCCAGCATCACTATCCGGATTTTGGCAGGCTGCACCACAGGAGCCATGGCGGTATCATGTGCCCAGCCCACGGACGTGGTGAAGGTCCGATTTCAGGCCAGCATACACCTTGGGGCTGGGAGCAGCAGAAAGTACAGCGGGACAATGGATGCCTACAGGACCATCGCCAGGGAGGAAGGGGTCAGGGGCCTATGGAAAGGTAGGTCtggactccaggctcagagggcCTTGGGCAGAGCATTCCCTACCCTAGGGCTAGGGCAGAGTACTAGGCAAGGAGAGATCTCCAAGCATGGTGTATTCCAGTGATTCTGAAAGAACAACCCAACCAAAACTGTCACACTGCCCTGCCACAGTACCCCAAATTCAGTTCAACTTGTCAACCTTTCAGCGTGCACAGGCTgctgtgagggagacagaaattaATAGAAGACACTTTCCACAGCCTCATGGCTCTCACAGACAGAGATAAGCCATGTCGAGGAACAGCATTCCACAGGGGAGGATGTGCTAGGTTCATACAGAGGtgtggggccagaggcaggagatCTCGGCCACGTAGTCTCCAGGGGTGGTGACGGAAGGTGATGCTTACACTGGGCCTCAAGGCTCAGTGGGCTCTAGATGTGTGGAGATGGAAGGGAAGGACCTCCCCAGCGAAGCCCTATCAGGGGTGACTACAGGACATGGAGAAGAAATAGAGGCTGCTGGAGGAGGCAGCTATGAGTTGTCAGGCACGGGGAGGTGCGGTGTGGAGGGGGCTTCTTCAGGAACAAGACTTCAGGATTCCCCGTGTGTCCACGTGGTGACTTTGACAAATGCCGGAGTCTCTCTCACATGTGGATTGGGGGTCATACTAATCTTTGCAGAAGGAACAGTGACCCAGTGAAGGTTAAGGACAGGACACCTGGTCACAGCCTTATTTGCTATGTGCTTTCCCAGAACCCAGCCCTCGTCTATGATATCAGTGGCTTGGCCTTGATGCTCTCCTGGGGCCCCCCAGGGCCACCTTCCATCACTGCTCCAAGAGCCTTGCCTCTCTCTTCCAAAGAAAGACTTCCTTGTCTGGCTTTAACCAGGTCTCAGGGAAGcccattttaattttgataggtATTACAGATTATTCTCCAAAATATGGCTCAAGCAAATATAAGAGGGcctctctgttttctgtctctgaggTGGATATAGATAATCTAACAGTTGTTAACTCCAGAGAGGAAAGTGTAGAATCTGCTCAACTGAGGCAGGCTCCTCCGTGGAGCCTCCCTGGAATGGAACATTCCATTCCTCCCTGGAATGGAACATTCTGTTCCCCAAACTGGGGCCTGTGACCTTGCAACCCGGGAGCCCACATCTCCTATTTTCCACTCATCGGCCCTCACCTCCTCCTTAACAGGAACTTTGCCCAACATCACAAGGAACGCCATCGTCAACTGTGCTGAGATGGTGACCTATGACATCATCAAGGAGAAGCTGCTAGACTATCACCTGCTCACTGGTGAGGCCTTGGGCTCCAGGCAGCTGCCCTTCCACAGCAGGGAGGGAACCTAGAATTACAGAGCGGGCACTactcagaggcacctgggtgttagaaggagcagagagaggagcagcGCCCGATAAAAATGCCCAGTGTAGGAGCGCCTCTCTACTCGCTAGATGGGGTGCTGCccgattcatgaatcatttaatagagccaattagatcttttaaaaaatgcccgGTCCATCATTGTGACAAGTGGGAAAGAGCCCTGAGCGGGGAGGCCAAAGACCTGGCTTCCAGCCAGCACTTCCCACCATGCCTCTTTAAGTAAGTCTCcttctctgacttcattttcCTCTAATGAGGTCATTGGGCTGCATAGCCTTCCAGCTCTGGGACAGCCCTGTTCTATTTTGCGAGTACTGTGAGAGGTTTAGACAGCACTATCCTTACACGCGAGGAGTTCACAGTTTGGTGAAGGACAAACGATGATGCACATGGAACAGAGAGCAAGTGTGCTGCCATCTCACAGCTCGATATTtgccctgccctctcctgctaCAGACAACTTGCCCTGCCACTTCATCTCTGCCTTTGGAGCCGGCTTCTGTGCCACAGTGGTGGCCTCCCCAGTGGACGTGGTGAAGACCCGGTACATGAACTCGCCCCCAGGCCAATACCGCAGCCCCTTGGACTGTATGCTGAAGATGGTGGCCCATGAGGGCCCCACAGCTTTCTATAAGGGGTGAGCCTCCCCCTTCCTGcttccagcaccccctcccagagAACCCGGGcttgtttccttccctccttccatgtATAATATGCCTGCCATGGGTCCACCTGGGGACATGGTGGTGAACAGCACAGATGTAAATGcctcaaaggaaaaatataaagaactatgggagtttaaaaaaaaaaaaaaaagtggaccaAATCTGATTTGGAGAGTCAGGGAAGGCTGCCTGAGAAAAAGAAGTCTAGGCATAGGTCAGAGTGCTTATtgggcaggagagaaggagggagaggtggtTGGCAATCTTGACTTTTCTCCAACCCACAGTCATGACTGTGGAGCACCACTGATGGCGGCCAAAATGCCCAACACGCTTCACATTGTCTTGCTTCTGTGTCTTTGCTTTTACCATTCCCTCTTAATGGAATGCCTTAAATCTTAGCCAAGCTTCAGAACTagttcaaatgccacctcttccCCAGCGCTCTCAGGTCAAATGTTTCCTCCTCCCTGTGAGCTTCAGCAATGCTTCCTTGATATCATTTTTTATGGTATTTACCACCTCCTACTTTGTGTTATAGGATTTGTAAGTTTCAATTATCCCCCATGCTAGATCGTAATGATCACAAACTTAAAATGTCAGAGCCGTGGCTCTAACCCAAATCATCAGATGCTACCTCCCCCCTTCCACCTCCTACCACTGATGCCTTCAGCAGCCCGTTTTCTGGTGCCCAACCATAGATTGGACCAAACATGCAATCGGGTTCTCAACCCTGGGAGTGACATAATAAAACTATTTCAGTTGGCAGATTGTTCTTTCCCTGTAAGTGCTTCTGTCATTACAATCGATCAGTGGTAGCCACCTGTCTCAGTTCATTCTTTCACCtggaaaacatttactgagcatctcctatgtgctgggccctgtgcttCCCTCAGAGAGCAGCAGACACATGggtgacatttattgagcatttactgatACTGGGCCCTGCACCGTGTGCTGTATAGTAACTCACTGAAtccttcacaacaaccctatgaggtcaatattgttattttgcttattttacagatgaggacactgaggcttaggAAGATTCAGTAACTTGTCCTAGGTCATGAAGCTAGAACCTGaaagagctaggatttgaacccaggtctgattCTGGAGTTCATATTCATTGTCTCGGTCCTATACTCCCTGTGGAGCCTAGGCTGAGGGTTCTGGAGAGGCCTTGGGATGAGGTTGTGGTGCCCAAGCTAAGCCCTCCAGAGCCTAGAGCAATCAGCCAGGCAAGGAAGAGAGTAGGGGACATTCCCAGACAGAGGGAGCATCACGAGCAAAGGCACGGAAGCAAGGCTGGCAGGAGAGAGAAGACCTGGAGAGGatctgcagagagagaggctgaagaGGGAGCAGGGCCAGGTCACAGGCTCCTCCCTGAGTCTGCGCAGCTAAGGTGGGGACTGTCTCCCAGCTGCACTAACACAGGACAGGCAGGCTCTCTGGAGATTGGCTAAATTTGGTGTCACCCAGTCTTTGCCCTGTGGTGAGCCAGCTTCTAGGTGCCCTGGCGGGACCCCCTCAGGGATGGCCCCTCAGTCTGTAAATGATCCCAGAAACACCCAGCAGCAGGGTGGAGTCAGGTGATTTTAGTTGAGCTCCTTAactgccctgggcctcagtttcttttgaaaaagaaacctGGCAACCATCACAGCTACCTTATAGAATTATAGGAATTAACTGCCTAACACAGCACCTGGctcaaaatgtgttttctttcctttcctttcctttcctgactGCAGCTTCTGCCTAAATTCCTTcagcagagaagaaaaagccTAAACAGATCTCAGAAAATGCTCACAACAGAAGCCTAGGTCCTTTGGCACTAACACTGTGAATGGGGGGAGCACTGGAGATCTCTTTGGGACTCTTAGTCCCCTCCACCTGACGTTTTGGTTGTTTCTCTCATCAGGTTTACACCATCTTTTTTGCGTTTGGGAGCCTGGAATGTGGCGATGTTCGTGACCTACGAGCAGCTGAAACGGGCCTTGATGAACGTCCAGATGCTACGGGAATCTCCATTCTGAATAAGGCAGGGCCGCTTGGTACTTAAACTGGAACAAAACCAGTTAAGACTTTACTAGAGCAGTGggtccatacacacacaaacccacacaTGTTTACAGAACTGTTTACTTGCTGCTAAGTCAAGAAATAGAAGCGGAGGAAGGATTCTGGTCTTCGGTGCTTTGTCTTAAGAACACAGTTGTTTTGCACTGACAAGATggcaaataaattatattaatttgggGGACCCATTAAGTTGGATGCCTAAtatttaggcaagaaaaaataagccaaaacaTCCATGTGGATAAAACAGAAGTTTGCAAActatgtcctttaaaaaataaatctgattagATGATGAACGGTAGACAAGAAGGACTGCAAGCATGGGACGGGAGTGACACACGGTACTTGGAAATCAGCTAAGGAATTTGGAGGGACACTGCCAAAGCAACGTAGCTGTGACTGCAGCCTTTGGTTAACCATGGATCATCAGCCACATGTGTAATGTGTCTGCCCTTCAGAAGCCATTGAGATTCTAGAAAATatgagacgagagagagagagagagagaacctggaACCTGTGCCAAAGGAGCACTGCTGGGCCAGCAGGAGGCTGAGGTTTGTAACAGTTCCCTGAGGACACTGGAAAATGAAAAGGGCAGACTCCATCTTCTTTCCTATAAAATGGCAGTCATAAACCCTTCCTTCCTATCTCACCAGGGATGTTATGAGGATCAAGTGACAAGGTGGACATAAAAGCACTTTATAAAAGCAAGAGCTGTTATATTTACAAGTGTAAATATAAGGATGAGGCCTTGGGAGCTATTTTCTCAGGACAGTAAGGAACTTCCAGGGAAGTTGTTGAAAGGTTGAAAGGTTGTCTAGAGGCTAGACCAAAGGAAcgaggggctgggggcccaggggtGACAGAGGATGACACGCAGGCACCGAAGCCCCACTCCCATGCAGCCCTCGCTTCCCAGCTGGACTGTGAGGCACCTCAAAGGGTGCCAGGCTTGGGGGGAAAGAGGTAGATGTCAGGCTTGACAGCCTGAAGTAGCAGGACTCAAGAgttctttggaaaattattatAATTCAATAAAGGGTGTGGGAATGAGAACAGCTATTTCTTTTTGCCTCCTCTTTCTTGGACAGAATGCCTCTTTCTCACCAGGTTCCCTGTTTGTCAGGGCTGGGCCTTTGGCCCCACATGCCCCAACTGCCTTCTGCCTTCCCCAGGCTGGTTGCTAGGCTTTTTAGGGCTTTGGCTTCTCCATCTGTATGTAAAATGTGGGCTTGAACCAGATGACCTCCTTCTGAACTTCACTGGACCTCTTTCAGGTTGATAATGCAGACCCAGAATGTtggtctttttctgcttcttagcAGCCTATGTGGGTCTGATGACAGAACTGggttctgtcccctcccccacctcacaaGCAACCTAACCACCGGAAATCCTATTACCCCAGTGTCCTAGCAGAGAAGTGGAAATAACAAGCCCCCACCTTGCAGAAGTGCTCAGCAACatcatccctccctctccactcTGACCCCCCTGCATCCTGGGAAAAAGCAAATGTCCACTCGCCCTCAGCACTTccctaaatttaaattataatttgagaTTATCAACATATACGAACTGGAAAgtccaaacaaaagcaaaaaaataaaaatgatttttatttaatgtctggTTTGACTTTCAAATAAaacctatatttaaatttttctctttcttttgacttGACTGGCATGTGCAAATCATTCTTAAATCCCAGGTCTCAGTTTGTAAGTTCCTAGAGGCCAGGAACTATGTCTTCCATGAATTTCTATACAGCAACATTAACACATCCTCTACCCAGAGCAAACTATTCAGATATTCAGATGATGCTGCCAAAAGAGAGAGGGGATCAATTCTACTAAGATATTTTGATTGGGATCAGCACCTTAGTGACCTCTGAGTCCAGACTCTTGGAGAAAGGAACACAAGATTAGTGGGAGATCTTCTACAGTTTCCCAGGTAAAATATTAGATCTCTTTCCCCACTTCTTAAAAGCAGAGGTTGAAACAAATGACCTAAAGCTCTAAAATTTGGTGGTCATAAGGACTGAGTGAGACAGCTTCCTCTAAACCACACTATGCATGCCCTTCCTAGTCCTGACCCCAGTCTCTGCCACCAGGAAGTCATGAATGAGATCTCATAAGAAGGTCAGATCACAATCTGAGACCCACACAGGGAAGCCAGCTTCTTAGCTCTGTGCAGTCATTCCCCATTGCACACCCACAGACACCTACTCCATCAAGTCAGTAAAAGGAAAACTGctttttctcaaactcttcagGCAAAAATGAGATAGTATGGGCCCCAACACAGTCACATTTGTGACATAATGGATAACTGACTTCATATAAGTCTTGTAAGTaaaggtaatattttttaaaggaacattttatTCAGAAGGAACGAATGTTAAGTAAGGAAATACAATCATATCTCTATGGATGAGTTCATTTGTGTCAGGACACTTTCAAAACTGCTGAATGCTAATATAAAGGACAACCTTCCGTGTACATACAGTATAAGCCACATATTGTACTAAGTGCTGAGATAAACAAGGCCAATCCAGCCTCCAAGGAGCTCACTGAGGTGGAGGATGGTGGGGCAAGGAAGATAAATAAGCCATATGGAGTGATAAAAGCCACACTAGAGATATACATAAGGCACCGAAGAGCAGGGACACAGATTAGGGACACCTGACCTGGTTTGGGGTCCAGGAGGCTTCTTGAAGGAAGACACCTACAGGACAAATAGGAGTTATCTAAACAAAAGAGGGTGCTTCTGCTAAGGCCCAGAAACAAAGCAAGAACAAGGGGCATCCAAGTTTTGCCAGTTATCAGTATGACTGAGTTGCAGACCTAAACGGAAGCAATGAGAGAGAtggggatgaaaaagaaaacagggacctTGAAATGTTGTAGAAGCTAcatattatggactgaatgtttgtgtcctccccagaATTCACAGgtattagatgaggtcatgagggtgggaacCCCATGATGGGATTCGTGtacttataagaagaggaagagagaccagagctcTCTATCTCTCCACCACGTGCAGACACCAGTGAGAAGGATgtctgcaagtcaggaagaggGCCCTCGCTAGGGAACCAGATTGGCTAGCACCCTGATCtcggacttgccagcctccagaacaatgagaaataaatccGTTATTTAAGCCACCaatctatggtactttgttatggcagcccgagcTGACCAAGACGCCACATTAAGGAGTCTGGAGTAACTGGGTAATGTGGAGCCCCTCAAGTG from Panthera tigris isolate Pti1 chromosome D1, P.tigris_Pti1_mat1.1, whole genome shotgun sequence includes the following:
- the UCP3 gene encoding mitochondrial uncoupling protein 3 — encoded protein: MVGLKPSDVPPTTAVKFLGAGTAACFADLLTFPLDTAKVRLQIQGENQATQAARRTQYRGVLGTILTMVRTEGPRSPYNGLVAGLQRQMSFASIRIGLYDSVKQFYTPKGSDHSSITIRILAGCTTGAMAVSCAQPTDVVKVRFQASIHLGAGSSRKYSGTMDAYRTIAREEGVRGLWKGTLPNITRNAIVNCAEMVTYDIIKEKLLDYHLLTDNLPCHFISAFGAGFCATVVASPVDVVKTRYMNSPPGQYRSPLDCMLKMVAHEGPTAFYKGFTPSFLRLGAWNVAMFVTYEQLKRALMNVQMLRESPF